The Vibrio mangrovi genome includes a region encoding these proteins:
- a CDS encoding SPOR domain-containing protein — translation MEKKVILGLSTLLLAACSSGTYVTDVTTESYQEEYPTAKMQQPVVSQQGTTAEGVTEMNVIRTMDHPAKPQTASQPSQKSVAITPPTAKQVAMNPRFGYTIQVVAVGSQNKVDGFASKLPKNGQPVWENYKVVNGTKWYTVLYGDFATRAEAHQAIQMLPADFRQLKPFVKSIDAIKNSEYPTLNKLN, via the coding sequence ATGGAAAAAAAAGTCATTCTCGGATTGTCTACGTTACTGTTGGCGGCATGCTCTTCTGGTACTTATGTAACGGATGTGACAACTGAAAGTTACCAGGAAGAATATCCCACAGCCAAGATGCAGCAACCGGTTGTTTCTCAACAGGGAACAACGGCTGAAGGTGTGACAGAAATGAATGTGATCCGGACTATGGATCATCCGGCAAAACCTCAGACTGCTTCCCAGCCGAGCCAGAAATCTGTTGCAATTACTCCGCCGACAGCAAAACAAGTCGCGATGAATCCTCGTTTTGGTTACACCATTCAGGTTGTCGCAGTTGGAAGTCAGAATAAAGTTGATGGTTTTGCTTCCAAGTTACCCAAAAATGGTCAGCCAGTCTGGGAAAACTATAAAGTGGTCAATGGTACAAAGTGGTACACGGTTCTCTATGGTGATTTTGCCACACGTGCTGAAGCTCATCAGGCAATTCAGATGTTGCCGGCAGATTTTCGTCAGCTCAAACCTTTTGTAAAAAGTATTGATGCGATCAAAAACTCGGAATATCCGACTTTGAATAAGCTGAATTAA